In Dama dama isolate Ldn47 chromosome 22, ASM3311817v1, whole genome shotgun sequence, the genomic window acacacacaccccgcacacacacacacacacaccacaaacacaccacacacacacaccacaaacacaccacaccccacacacacacacaccccgcacacacacacacaccccgcgcacacacacacaccacaaacacaccacacacacacaccacacacacaccacaaacaacaccacacacaccacaaacacacacaccccacacacaccccgcacacacacacacaccacaaacacacaccacacacacaaacacacggcccaccacacccccaccacacacacacgaatggagGGGGAAAAGTTGGAAAGAATTTTTGATCGGTCTTAAGAAAACACCAAACAGCGTTGAAGGAAAAGCCGGCAGCCCGCGGACTCCACGGTTTCCGTTCCGGTTTGCTCATTCGACACTCTCCAGGCTCAGGGCCTTTAAGGAACACTAGCTCGCCGAGCCCCAGCACTAGGATCCGTCCTGCGCGCACCTCACGCGCGCGCCCGCCTCTAGCGCCAAAGGCCTCGGGGCGCAAACCCGGGCGCAGCCGCCACCTGCCGCCCAGCCGAGACCCCGCGGCGCTCCAGGTCGGAACAGGCCCCGCCCCCCCAGCGCCGTGCCCCTCCCCTTCCGCGCGGCCCGCCCTCTCAACCTCGTGCTCCGCCCCTTCCGCGCGGCCCGCCCCTCCCAGCGCCGTGCCCCGCCCCGGGGCGGGCCGCGCGGGAGTCACGGgtcagggggcggggcggggccgggccgggccgagGCGGAAGCACCCGAGGAGGGCCCGGCTGCCCGGTGTCCCGCACTTGCCTCCTCCTCGGTCCTGAACTGCTTTTGTTCCGCTTCGTGGGCCCCCGCGGGTCAGTGTTCTGAGATTTCTGCCCCCTGACCATGAGCCTAGGCGGGACCTTTAGCAGAAGAGGGTCAGATCTCCGCCTGAGAGTCTGAAGGTGTCCTGGCCCTTGAGTGTCTCCAGGGAGTTAGATCCCAGGCTACAGGCTCCTGGGGAGCCTGTTTTGTTGGGGTCGAGGGTCTCCGGGTGCCGAGTCAGCTGGAAAGGAGTTGTCTCCGTCGAGGGAGTATTTGGGTCTGGGGTTTCAGCGGAGGGTGGTGCCTGAGCCTGGTTTCTTCGGGGAGGTTAATGTCCGGGTCTGGGGGTGGGTAGTGCTCGGATCTGGGGTCTCGGGGTTAGAGCTTGCGGGAGCCAGTTTGCCTTCTCTCCCAAGGGTCTCTGTTACAGGCCTGTCTGTGCGGTGAGCCATGGAGGCTCTGTGGACCCTCACTCTGGCCTTGGCCGCAGGCCTGGCTGCTGCCAGCCCACCTAACATCCTGCTGATCTTTGCTGATGACCTAGGCTACGGGGACCTGGGCTCCTATGGACACCCCAGTTCCACCACCCCCAATCTGGACCAGTTGGCCGCAGGGGGTCTTCGGTTCACCGACTTCTATGTGCCTGTGTCTCTGTGCACACCCTCCCGGTGAGGAAGGAAACCGGCAGCCCTCACCCCTGACCATTTGGTTCTTCCCAGATTCACTCTGGAGTGCAGAGGGAGGAGCAGGGTCTCTGTCTCTATGGAGAAATTTATATCTCTctgttttttctcctctctccccttcttGTATGCATCTCGGTTTTGCTCTGTCGCACGGACTCTGACTTGCCCCGTAGGGCTGCCCTCCTGACCGGCCGACTCCCAGTTCGGATGGGCTTGTACCCTGGAGTTCTGGAGCCCAGCTCCCGAGGGGGCCtgcccctggaggaggtgaccttgGCTGAGGTCCTGGCTGCCCAAGGCTACCTCACAGGGATAGCTGGCAAGTGGCAccttggggtggggcctgaggggGCCTTTCTGCCCCCCCACCACGGCTTCCATCGATTCCTGGGCATCCCGTACTCCCATGACCAGGTAGGAACCACTAGGATCCTTCCCCTTGACCCCAGAGCCCCACCCCACAGTCTAGACCACTAAAGGAGCTGCTCCCTCAGGGCCCTTGCCAGAACCTGACCTGTTTCCCGCCGGCCACCCCCTGCGATGGCACCTGTGACCAGGGCCTGGTCCCTGTCCCACTGTTGGCCAACCTGTCGGTGGAGGCACAGCCCCCTTGGCTGCCTGGACTCGAGGCCCGCTACGTGGCTTTTGCCCGTGACCTCATGACTGATGCCCAACGCCAAGGCCGCCCATTCTTCCTGTACTACGCCTCCCATGTGAGTGACTCTGGCCCCTCCGCCTGGGCTCCCCATGAACCCTACCTGGTGCTAACTCCAGTCTCCATCCCCAGCACACCCACTACCCCCAGTTCAGTGGGCAGAGCTTTCCAGGGCACTCAGGCCGAGGGCCATTTGGGGACTCCCTGATGGAGCTGGATGCGGCTGTGGGGGCCCTGATGACAGCTGTGGGGGACCTGGGGCTGCTCGGAGAGACACTGGTCTTCTTCACTGCGGACAACGGGTACTCGGCAGAGGCAGAGGGGTGCTGGTCGACCCCCCCACAGGGCCCTGGG contains:
- the ARSA gene encoding arylsulfatase A isoform X1, which gives rise to MEALWTLTLALAAGLAAASPPNILLIFADDLGYGDLGSYGHPSSTTPNLDQLAAGGLRFTDFYVPVSLCTPSRAALLTGRLPVRMGLYPGVLEPSSRGGLPLEEVTLAEVLAAQGYLTGIAGKWHLGVGPEGAFLPPHHGFHRFLGIPYSHDQGPCQNLTCFPPATPCDGTCDQGLVPVPLLANLSVEAQPPWLPGLEARYVAFARDLMTDAQRQGRPFFLYYASHHTHYPQFSGQSFPGHSGRGPFGDSLMELDAAVGALMTAVGDLGLLGETLVFFTADNGPETMRMSHGGCSGLLRCGKGTTFEGGVREPALAFWPGHIAPGVTHELASSLDLLPTLAALAGAPLPNITLDGVDLSPLLLGTGKSPRHTLFFYSAYPDEVRGVYAVRSGKYKAHFFTQGSVHSDTTADPACHASSPLTAHEPPLLFDLSEDPGENYNLLGGVDEVAPEALQALKQLQLLKAQFDAAMTFGPSQMARGEDPALQVCCQPSCTPRPSCCHCPEFQP